The region GCTCTGTGTACTTATAATTTCCACAAATCTTGGACAAAGGTAATATTCGTTACAAGTGTAATAAagcaaacatacggctcgtccgtccttatatatgttaaaaaaagtgTAATAAAGTAAATTTTCTAGGTAAGGTATGCGTTACCGTTATGTCGTGGTTTTAGTAGATTTCAAACGGTCACTTCTTAGCTTGGAGGAATTTACCTGGGTCGAGAGGCCAGTTTCGTTTTCTGTCTTTACTTTCAGATGCAAAGCCTCACACCATCCACAAGCCGAGacattgatttaatttaattctttttctttaatcTGTTCATTTTGTAAAAAGTGGTATTAGAAATGAGTCAAGAAACTTACATTCTTTcctatattttttttgttctacgTTGgctcgatttttgttttgcaacatgCACCAGTATCGCACACGGTACAGGATCTGGTGTTCATCTGGAACATGACGGATCCACTCGTGGTGAACCCCGAGATCGAGCTTCCCCAGCTGGACATTAGCAACAACTACACCACGGATTGCACGATCGAGTACTCGACCGGTAACTTCACCTGTTTGGCCGTGGTGTTCAACCTGAGACGCCGTTTGGGATATCATCTTTTCCACACTTACATCCCGTCGGCTCTGATCGTCGTCATGTCATGGATATCGTTCTGGATCAAGCCGGAAGCGATTCCTGCTCGAGTCACACTAGGCGTCACCTCGCTACTGACACTAGGTACGTATGCTAAGTGTACCCTTCATCGCAAAGAGTCAGACCGTTCAATCGCTTTTCTCATTTTAGCGACACAAAACACGCAATCGCAACAATCGCTGCCACCGGTATCGTACGTGAAAGCGATCGACGTTTGGATGTCGTCCTGTTCCGTGTTCGTGTTTCTCTCGCTAATGGAGTTTGCGGTCGTCAACAACTACATGGGCCCGGTGGCGACGAAAGCGATGAAGGGCTACTCGGACGAGGATCTGTCAGAGGCGAtcgattttaataaaaatggcTACAACAAGGATCATCGCTCGTCGGAGGTGCCGAAGTACGACACGTTCTGTCACGGGCGTGAAACGGCTCTGTGTATCGACAAGTTTTCgcgcttcttctttcccttctcgTTTTTCATCCTGAATGTCACCTACTGGACTACCTTCCTGTGAGTGCTGGCGCTATGGCCAGCTGACCACTTCAAGTCAATCTCGCAGGAGTTACTAGCGGTAACTAGTGTAATCGATTTAGAATTAGGTTGCCGTGGTACACACATATGGCTAACGGAAATCAAATGGTTGGCGATGCTGTTTGCTTAGGGCTAAGGCGCGATGGCGCATTCGTTTAAGAATAAACTGGTTTTCCTCCCAATGTAATTGACGCTACAACTGGCCACCGACCATTGGGTATGaaatttgagaaaaaaaaaactgtggcCAGAGTGAGCAATGAATGTGAGTAGAGACTTACAGCAGGATTCTTCTTCATATCGCTGAGCGTGAAACCACGAGGATCCGAGTAGGGATCGCGTGTCGAGACGAAGCGGCGCTGGAGCGGCTAAAACAGACAGAGGATATCGTTATAAAATTGTCTGCAGATCGTTTCGGGTTGTTTAATTATTACCTTCTTGTTGTTCACCTCGAGCAGCCGGCGGATGAACGACGAAGAGATCATTCGGGACGACATTTTAAGTAGCTGTAAAACAGAAATACAAATCGTGAGTGGTGTGAGGATGATGACGGATTGGTTTCGACAATCATTAGATTGGCAACGGTAGCAAATCGGAATCATGTTTTTcggaaatgttttccatttagcattaaatttgctttcagCAATAGTCTAGTAGCCATAGATACCGAATTTGCACATGTCAATCATTCCATTCGTTGCAGTAGCGACTGTGCTTTCGGGAACGAACGACTCGCATTTGTTTCTAGCTTcgttgttaaaaaaatacataaaaagtTTTGAAATTCTGAAACATAGTCAGCGATCGCATTGTTTTCCTCTAAATTAAAAGGTGAGTTTCATTGGGTAAGTAATCGATATTTTCCTTATAGTTCCAGGTaaacaaaaatttaaattacacTTGCAATTATAATTTACTTGACGAGGTCTGAAGGTGTTAAAATGTGTGCTtaattgtttcgattgtaCAAGTTGTACAACAATCAAACCATTAAACTGCCCCAACGCTTTCATTCAAGAGGACAACCCTTGGTGCTCGACTTAAGTGCATCGCCTACTGTACAGGCGAGCACCTCTCATAAAATAATCGTTCACAACCACTTGTTGCACCCGTCTTCCCGTGTGCTTCCCCTAGCTGCAAACAATGCACTTTCGATGCTGAATTTGTGAATGAATTTCCGGCACCAATTCCATAGAACCATGCCAACGGCAAGGTTGCGTAACACGTGTGCGatttgcaaagaaaaaaaagttggcaCGTTGTTCCGGTCACATGGCACTGACGCTGGGACACGCCTAGCGTGATGCTCAACTGCCGGTATTCAAACAGAATTTCAAACACTTCATCCGTACCAGTACAAGCGCTGGGCATAAAACTATCGAAACACTTACAAAACACACCGGTGGGAGCTACACAAGCGAAGAGTAACACTTACGTTCGATGAGCGGTTCGAGAATCGATTAAGATAAACACAGTACAGGGGAGGTgagtttcgcttcggttttttggcacaaaaaatcaaaccagTCACCGGGTGCGTGTGTGATAGCGGGAGCGAGCGATAGAGATAATTTTTGCGACGTTTGCGCGAAACTGCGGCCAAGCCTCGAGTGCGATAGGGGTAATATCGACCACAGCCGGTCACCACTGCTACGCCCcggccggttcggtttcgcaCAGATTATCAGTCCCGTGTTGAGGGGGTTTTCGGGTGGAGCCCAAGAATACCAAACCACggataagaagaaaaaaatggcacagAATTGCATCAACACATAGAGCTGATAGTACGCTAACCCTGACCAAGACCATcgcgaaattcattttaatcaatctGTCGACGTTCGCCCCTCAAACCACACGTTTGTCTTCCTACCTTGCGGAAGAGGGACGCTGGAACCACAACTTGTATACCTGAGACACGATTCGTCGACACACCGGGGTGCTACTGTTTTCCACGTGGTTGTAAAGACAAGGGATTCGAAACGGCACGAAGCGCTAGAGCGACAGGACAATGAG is a window of Anopheles aquasalis chromosome 2, idAnoAquaMG_Q_19, whole genome shotgun sequence DNA encoding:
- the LOC126572843 gene encoding glycine receptor subunit alpha-2-like, which translates into the protein MTDPLVVNPEIELPQLDISNNYTTDCTIEYSTGNFTCLAVVFNLRRRLGYHLFHTYIPSALIVVMSWISFWIKPEAIPARVTLGVTSLLTLATQNTQSQQSLPPVSYVKAIDVWMSSCSVFVFLSLMEFAVVNNYMGPVATKAMKGYSDEDLSEAIDFNKNGYNKDHRSSEVPKYDTFCHGRETALCIDKFSRFFFPFSFFILNVTYWTTFL